Genomic window (Verrucomicrobiia bacterium):
ATCTCGGCGTGCGAACGCATCGGAACGTCGCCAGCATTGATTTGTCCGTGTCGAACAATGTCCCGGTGCGCTGGCTCGAGGCGAACATTGTGCCGCCGCCCGCCAAGCCCCCTAAACCCATTCGAAACAAGAAACGCAATGTTTGATTCCTCTTCAATCGTCGTTGGTCTGGAAATCGGAACGTCCAAGGTTTGCGTGATTGTGGGCGAGGTCAATGGTGAATCCGCCCCCAACATCATCGGGGTGGCGCGCTTAAAGTCTCGCGGAGTGCGCAAGGGCGAAATCATAGATCCCCGGGCGGTGGAGGAAGATGTGCGCACGGTTATCAGCGACGTGGAAAACCAGACCAAAGTTGAAATCAACAGCGTTTACTTGGGTGTATCGGGCGGCCACATCCGCGGTTTCAATAATCGGGGCATGCACCCGGTGGTTTCAGCGGATCGCGAAATCAGTCACGAGGACGTTGCGGATGTCGTCAAGAACGCCAAAGCCATCAATCTGCCGCAGGAGCACACCGTGCTTCATGCCATCCGCCAGGACTTTTTTGTGGATGGCCAGAATGGCGTCAAACGGCCCGTCGGCATGTTGGGGGCGCGGTTGGAGGTGGACGTTCATGTCGTGCATGGACATTTGAACCGCCTGCAGAATGCCGTGCGTGTGGTGCGCGGCATGCAACTGGAGGTGGAGGAGGTGGTTTTTAACGGCCTGGCGTCATCGCTGGCGGTGCTGACGCCGGTGCAAAAAAATCTCGGCGCGTTACTCATAGATTTGGGGGCGGGCACGACGAATTACGTGGTGTACGAGCGGGGCGTGGTGCGGCACACCGGCGTTTTGGCGGTGGGCGGCGATCACGTGACCAACGATCTGGCTTACGGTTTGAAGGTGCCGCAAGGTCGTGCGGAACAACTCAAGATTGCCCACGGTCATGCGTTGATGGCCGCGAGAGATGAGGATCTGAACGTCGAAATCAAGAATGATCTCGGGTTGCCGATGAACCGGATCAACCTGAATCATTTGCGGCGGATCATGTCGCTGCGGCTCGAGGAAACGTTTGAATTGATTGCTCAGGACGTGGCGCAAAAAGGTTTGCTGGAATATCTGCGCGCCGGCGTGGTCTTGACGGGAGGCGGCTCGCGAAGCCGTGGCATCACGGAACTGGCGGAGCAGGTGTTTGGGTTGCCGGTGACGGTTGGCAAGATCACCGGGGTCAGCAGTTTGAAGTCCTCCATTGACGAGCCTGAATTCGCGACGGGGGTTGGCCTGATTTATTTCGGCTCGTTGAAAAGTCGGCGGGAACAACAACGCCCCTCACTATTCGGCAGCCTCAAACACGCATTGGGAAAATTACTGCCTCGTTAACCTTGCAATTTTATGGAAGCCCAAGCTGAAAAAACCTCAGGCGCGGCGAACCCCGACGCAACCGTTCGCGTTAAAATCATCGGGGTCGGCACGGCGGGCGCGATGTTGGTCAAGGCGCTGCCACTGTCGGAATTTGCCCCGGCCAGTTTGGCGTTCGTGAACACCGACGCTTCAATTCCGGTCGGGCCGCAACCGCAGTTGTTGCTGACGTCGCAACCGCTGCGGGGTTTGGGCACCGGAGGCGACCCCGAGCTGGGCCGTCAATTGGCCGAGGAGCGTTATGCGGATTTGCAGGCCATCTGTGCCCAGACTGACGTTGTCTTTCTGCTGGCGGGATTGGGGGGCGGCGCCGGCTCCGGGGTGACTCCGGTGTTGGCTCGAGCCGCGAAAGAAAGCGGAGCGCTGGTGCTGGCCTTCGTGACCCTGCCGTTTGCCTGCGAAGGGAATCGCCGCCAATTACAGGCGCAACAAGCCTTGGCGGAACTTAATGGCGAAGCTGACGCCGCGGTTTGCCTCGCCAACCAGAAAGTGCTGCCGCTGCTCAACGAGCGCGCGACGGTGTTGGAAAGTTTTCACGCCGGCGCGCAACTGTTGATCGAAGCCGTGCGCGGCGCGTGGCGTTTGCTGCAACGTTCGGGTCTGGTTCAATTACGCTTTCAGGACCTCTGCGCCGTCCTGCGGGAAAATCATGAGGCCAGTTGTTTTGCCACGGTGGAGGCTCAGGGCGCCACGCGAGGGCCGCTGGTGCTTGAGAAAATACTGGCTCATCCGTTGCTGGCGGGAGGAGAAGCTTTCACCGGCGCCACGAGCATGCTGGTCAGCATTGTAGGCGGCTCGGATCTGACGATGGCCGAGGTGGATGAATTGATGCGAAAACTTTCCGAACGCTGCATCGGCACCCGCATACTGATGGGGGCCACGATTGATCCGGCTTTTCAGGATCGCCTCAGTGTCACCGTGTTTGTGGCTTGCGCTGCCAAAGCGGAACGCGCCGCCGCGGGCGGGCCGGACGGTCAGCGGAAACCAGCCGCCGCCACTCAGTTGGATGTCGAACTGTTGAATCCCGAAGACACCACTCGCCCGGAATCGCGACTCGAGCCGGCGGCGACGCCGCTGACTGCGGATCAACGCGCCACCATTTTGACCAAACAGGTTGGTAAATCGGGGCGCGTTCGTAAACGCGTCGCCAGCCCCCGCATGAAACAGACGACTTTGCCCCTGGACCTGGTGAGCAAGGGACGCTTCGATAAGAGCGAGCCGACAATTCACAAGGGAGAGGATTTGGACCTGCCCACTTACGTGCGTCGCGGCATTTCCCTGAATTAAGTCATCGCATTTCCACAGCGTGCAGTTGCCTCTCCGCGATTTTTCGCATCGGGCTTTTTGCGGGCATTTTTTGTAGAAATACGGATGTAAAAATCAGTGGTTCCCGTAGTTGCGGATTTTCCTGATTGGGAAAAGACTGAGACTCAATGAAACGTCCAGTTGTTGTTTGTCTGGCTGCCGCGATGATGATGTCGGGTGGAGTGTACTCCAGCCTCGCGGGACTTTACAACGGAAGCTTCGAATCGTGGGATGTCGTGGGCTGGTCCGTTAGCAACGACATGGGCACCCGGGCGTCAGATTTGTCCCTGCGACCCGCCGGACTGGTCCGGACGATGTCTTCCTGGGGCGAAAATTTCAATCTCAGCTCGACGCTTACTCCCGCAGCCGGACAGCGCTTTCTGGCGCTCAACACGCGTGCCGCTGGCGATTTTCTGGGTAACGACAGCTATCAAACTTACGTGAGCCAGACGCTTGATTTCGGGATCGGCGATACTTTGTCCGGCTGGGCGGCCTTTTTTGCTGGGGACGATACTCCCTCCGATTCGGCTTGGGTGCGGATTTTCGACTCACAAGGTGAACTCGTGGCGACGCCTTGGCAGGCAACCTCGGGAGCCGTCGCGGCCGCTTTGCTTGATCCTTCCGCGCCGAGTTGGAGTCTCTGGCAATGGTCCGCACCGGCGGCTGGTTCGTATTTATTGCAACTGGGTGTTTCGACCAGTGACGCCAATAACGATGCCAGTTACGGTTTCTTTGATGGCGTGAACTTCCAATCCAGCCCTGTGCCTGAACCCGCTTCGATGACCATCGCGTTGGTGAGCGGTTTGATTTGGGTGATGTGCCGGCAATGCTTTGGCCGGCGGTGCTGAGGCCGCCGAAGCGGCGCTGCTTATTTCGGTTCAACAACGCCCCGGATGATTCCGGGGCGTTGTTGTTTAAGCTTCGGATCGCTTCAACCTGGGAGCGCCGGGTTTAATGAGTGAACTGTGGCAGACGGATAATCTTGCCGCCTTGCAACGCCGAATCATGCGCGCACAATCCCACGCACGTCCAGTTGGCGGATTGTTTGGCATTCGGAAAGGGATCGCGATTCTCGACCAGCGCCGAAGCGAACTCGTGGGTCAGATGCGGGTGACTGCCGCCGTGACCGCTGCCCTGCGTGAAACTCAAGTGGGTCTTCTTTGATGCGTCATAGACCCCTTGTTTCGTGTATTTGGCGATGCTCTTGGGCAGGCGCTTGGCGAAGTCCGGGCAGGTAACGCGTTGCGGAATCTTGGGTTCGGGTTTCTTCGCCGCATGCACCACCAGCGGTTCGTGTTCGATCAACGGCCACTCCACCGTCCGCTTCGAGCCATAAACGTCAATGCTCTCACGATACTGCCGCGCGGTGTCAAACAAGCTGCGGATGATTCGGCCCGATACGTCGGTCCCCTTGAATTTGATGTGCGCCGTCTCCACGGCGAAAGGCGAACCGTAGCACTTGATCAGTTCCTTGCGGATGGTGCCCGAGCCGAAACACGAAACGTACTCCGCCGGTTTACCAATCAGTCCGGCCACCGGACCCACGCAATGCGTGGCGTACCACATCGGCGGCAGCCCGGGCCAATAATTTGGCCAGCCGTCCATGTCCTGTTGATGACTCGCTTGGACAAATTGCAGTTTGCCCAACTCGCCCTTGTCGAGCCGTTCCTTCATGAAAAGGTATTCCCGGGCGTACACCACGGTTTCCATCATCATGTATTTCAATCCCGTGCGCCGCGCCAGCTCCACGATCTTTTTGCAATCGGCGATGCTGGTCGCCATCGGGACGGTGCAGGCCACGTGCTTGCCCGCCTTGAGCGCGGCGATGCTCATCCAGGCGTGATCCGGGATGGGCGAATTGATGTGAACGGCATCCACATTCGGGTCCTTGAGCAGTTGCGCGAAATCCGTGTAACGGTTGGTCACGCCAAAGTAGTCGCCCACGGCGTCCAGTTTCTTCCGGTTACGCTGACAAATGGCGTAACAATGAGTGTGTGGATGTTTTTGCCAGAGGGGAATAAATTCCGCCCCGAACCCCAGTCCGACAATCGCGATATTGAATTTTTTGCTCATAATCAATCTGTCCTGTTTCAGGTTTGGAACCGGGTGGCATGATGAGCGGATTCAGCGGGAAGAGCAATCTTCTGTTCGCGGTAAACGGAATAATTTCCTCGGCATTGATCGTTGTCATCAAGGTCTTGATCAGCGCGCCGCCATCCGGAGCGGGGGATCACGCCACCTACAAACGCGAATGGGCGGGCCGGGCCGAAGCGCAGAGTTCAGTTATTGTCGAGAACGATTTGAGACGGTTGGCCTTGTGGCCTGGTCCGCGTCTCCCGGGTGGTCACGGTAACGCGCGTTTTCATAAACATCATTGGGAGAATCCTGCGGCGTCCGCCTCACGTTTTATGGAGCCTCGGAGGTTAGCCGACTTCATCCCGCCCAGTTGAAGTTCACGAATTGGAATACGGCCCACGCCTGTAACAGGGCCATCAAAATCACATAGTACCAAAACATCCAACGCGGCCCTTTGGTCAATAGTTGCGCCATGACGACGAAGAGCGGAAACAGCATCATGATATAGCGCCGGTAGGACATGAAATAACTGGTCAGCGGCGGAATCAAGCCACCGGGCAGCACATACCAAAACCACAGCCGATTGCGCTTCCACACCAGCGGCAGCAACGCGAGGAATAACAGGAAAAACCCCCGATCCAGCGCCGCATCCATCATCCCGTCCAGGGTTTGCAGGTTGGTGAACGCGCTCCAGAACGCCGGTAGATCGAACATGTTCGCAATCGAAGGGGAATACGGATAATGCTTTTGCGCGGCGAATCCCTCGAACGCATTGCCGGTCCAGAGATACATGAGTCCAAAATACGCGGCATAGCCGCCGAGGGGCGCCAGCAACAACCACGGCGCCGAACCGACCGTCCGGGGCGCGGCAACTTGAGGCGCTACCGATGGCGGCGTTGGAGTCGAATTGTTTCCGTTCTTCGAACGCCGTCGGGTGGTGATGATTTGGTGCAGTTGATTTAAGCGGGCGCGAAGGGTTGGCCAGGCTGGCCAGCCGCGTTCCCAGAAAAAGTAGGCGAGCGGCAGCAGGATGAAGATGCCCACTGGCCGCGCCAAGGGCAGCAGCACCCCGGCGACAACCACCCAAGTCCATCGCCGCAACTCCAAGCCCCAGAAGAACGCCATCAAAAGTACCAGGAAGAGCGATTCGCTGTAGGGAAACGAAAAGAACAGCGCGCCGGGAAACGCGAGCAGCAGGATCAAGGCGTTACGCGCCGGGATTTCTCCGCACTGTCGGACCATCAACCGGTAGAGCAGGAGCAGGCCAATGAGCGACAACGCGTTGGCCAGCGACATGGCCATGAGCACAGGATGTCCGCTGAATAGAAGAACGCCGCCGACGCTACAACCCCCGGATGCGCACCCGACCAAGTTACCACGTTGCTGCAAAAATAGGCCTTCGGATCGGATCTTGGGTTACTCCATGGCGCGGGCAAATCCGAAAGTCTTAAATCGGTTTCTCGGGAGAGGACGAAGAACCACCAAGGAAGGCTCGCTGCGGGAGTGTGGAGAGGAAAGCTCCAGGGGTCGATAATCCCCACTTGCATGCGGGCGTTGACATTGGTGGCGCCACGAGCAACCCGCACTGGAGCAGTATTTGTCGCGGAAATGACTGTGAATGTCGTGTTTCCGTCGGATGTAATGCTCAGTGATTCCGAACCGGCTTGTTCCGTAATCAGCTGCCAGCGAGAACCGTCCCGCACGACCCGGAATTTGCTGAGTCCGTGGTTTATCGGGTGGCCCTGAGGAGAGTAATAATCCGCAGCGATCTCACCTGAGATTTGGATGGCTGCGCAAGCGTTCCCTGAGGGCAGGCTGGCCAGGCCCACCACTAAGGAAATTAACACTAACGGATACGGAGCCCGCGCCAAAGCACGTTTAGAATGGTGACCAAGAGCCAGTAACGTCAACGCCATCCCCGTTAACCCTAGCCAGATCACGAATGTAATTGCGTTCTCGTTGCGCCCAGCAGAGCCTACTAATGTTCCTAGTACTCCCAAGCAGTGGCAGCTGCTGCGCGGCGAAAAGAGCATCACCCCGGCGCGGTATATTGCGATCACCGCGCAAAGCCAGATCAGCCAGAGACCTGCCATGCGAGGTAGCCGAAAACCGGCAATGTTCGTAAACTTGGTAAAGTGTATTGAGGTGCTTACAAAGCCATCGGGGAATTCGGCGAGCCTCCGGGTTTCTTCCTTTAATCTTTCCGGATCCAGTGCAGAGACCCGCAGAAATGGAGATGCCTTCCAGTTGCTTCTGAGCGCGCTTTGGATCACGAGATCGCAGAACAGGTCCGCCCCATTTTTACCGGAAAACGAGTAACGCGCTTCGGTGACCAGAGCCAGCGCCTCAGATACGGCCAGAGCGGATAGAAGGCGCACGAGGGCGAACCCGATTGGTAGCCCACCTCGCTTAAGAACAGATAATGCGCGCCGTCCCAGGTCGCAAAATGAGTGGCCAGCGTGGGCGGGCCTTCGCGCGGCCAATGCAGGTCACGCTGATATTCAGCTTCATTAAGATTGGGGAAATAGGTGATGGCGATCAGCGCGATGAGAAACGTGACCGCTTTGAAGCCCAGCACGATTCCCAGCCATTTTCGTCGGCTCGCAGTCCAAAAAGGTGGCGCGCTATTCATGGGGTGGTTGGGCGCCAGGTGGCGTGTTGTTGCAACCAGAGCACGTCCGCGTTGCCGGGCATTACGGCGTCGTCGCGTGGCGCGTTGAGGGTGCGCGCGTCGCGCCAACGGTGATTTTCCGCGTGACCGTCGGCGAAACTGACATTGCCGCTGCCCGTGTGCAACGTCTCCGGTTTGTCGCGCAACGTCCAGTTCGCGCTGGCGTTTGCGTCAAAATCTCTCTGCAAACCAAAAGCGCCATCGTTGATCGTCTCCACCTTTTCTTCCAGGAACGTCAGCGCCAGGGCGGGCGTCAGTCCGGTCAGGCCGCTCAACTTTCGGTACGTGGTGGCGGGCGGTTGTTGTCCGGGAGACCCCATGAAACCATTGAGCGACACCGTCCGCACGCGGGGTTGGGTGACGCCCGCGACGGTGACCGGCCTGGCGGCGGGGCAACGCCATAATTCCACCCGGCCTCCCAGATAACGTCCCACCAGACTGCGCTGCAAATAAGTCGTGTTGGTGCAATCCGGTCCGGGCAACCCGAGCCAGCCTTCCACCCAGGTTTGTCCGAGCGGAACGTTTTGTCCGTCCTGATTGGGCGGCAGATGATCGTTGAAATCGCCGGCGTAAAGTTGCAGGGCGGTGGCAAATTGTTTGAGGTTCGAGAGGCAGTTGATCTGCCGGGCCCGCGCCTTGGCCCGGCTCAACGCGGGGAACAGCAACGCCGCGAGAATGCCGATGATCGCCATCGTCACCAGTAGTTCCAACAGAGTGAACGCGCGCCCGATCGTTTTCATATCAAGCCTTTGGATTGAATGATATGCGCTCCGGCAACCGGTCCGGGGCGGGCGCCAAGCTGACGGATGGCGGAATCAATTTATCTGGCAACGGCTCGATCCAGGCCGCTGCCGGGCAGGTTTCGGTTTTGACGTGCGAGGTCATCATACCGGCTTTCGTTTACCCGTGGCGGTTGTGGCTTGTGCCGGGAACAGCACACGAACGGGGAAACGACGCAACCTTTATCGCACAGGGTTCAGTTATTGTCGAGAACGGTTTCGGGATTTTGAAAATTACCTGGTCCGAGGTGAATGAAGCTTATCCCGATGGCGGCTCGGTGGTGTCGGCCCAGCATCGCTACGAACTATCGAGACGGTGGTTTGTCGTGGTGGCTCAGGTGCCGGCGGCCACGATGACTTCGATGCCTTGAGCGCGCAATTGCGTTACCAAGTCGCTCGGAGCTTGGTGATCGGTGACGATGGTGTGGATGCGGGCCAGATCGCTGAGCGACGATACCGAGCGTCGTCCGAATTTGGTGTGATCGAGGCACATGATCACTTTGGCCGCCGCGCGCATCATGGCGCGTTGAATATCAATCAATAAACCGTGTGAGTTGGTTAATCCATCCGGGGTGATGCCGCCCGCGCTCATGATTGCCACGTCCGCGTGAATCTTGGCAAAAGCTTCCACGGCGAGTGGTCCGACCAACACGCCGAGGCGCGGATAAATCACGCCGCCACTTACCACGAGTTCCACTTTGCCCGCGGCCGAGTAGAGGTTGGCAACCGGCAGGGAATTGGTCACGATCTGCGGAGATTTGTCTTCCAGATACTTGGCGACGCAGAAGGTGGTGGTGCCGGCGTCAACGATGACACTTTGGTTGGGTTTGATCAGTTC
Coding sequences:
- the ftsA gene encoding cell division protein FtsA, which encodes MFDSSSIVVGLEIGTSKVCVIVGEVNGESAPNIIGVARLKSRGVRKGEIIDPRAVEEDVRTVISDVENQTKVEINSVYLGVSGGHIRGFNNRGMHPVVSADREISHEDVADVVKNAKAINLPQEHTVLHAIRQDFFVDGQNGVKRPVGMLGARLEVDVHVVHGHLNRLQNAVRVVRGMQLEVEEVVFNGLASSLAVLTPVQKNLGALLIDLGAGTTNYVVYERGVVRHTGVLAVGGDHVTNDLAYGLKVPQGRAEQLKIAHGHALMAARDEDLNVEIKNDLGLPMNRINLNHLRRIMSLRLEETFELIAQDVAQKGLLEYLRAGVVLTGGGSRSRGITELAEQVFGLPVTVGKITGVSSLKSSIDEPEFATGVGLIYFGSLKSRREQQRPSLFGSLKHALGKLLPR
- a CDS encoding cell division FtsZ family protein, whose translation is MEAQAEKTSGAANPDATVRVKIIGVGTAGAMLVKALPLSEFAPASLAFVNTDASIPVGPQPQLLLTSQPLRGLGTGGDPELGRQLAEERYADLQAICAQTDVVFLLAGLGGGAGSGVTPVLARAAKESGALVLAFVTLPFACEGNRRQLQAQQALAELNGEADAAVCLANQKVLPLLNERATVLESFHAGAQLLIEAVRGAWRLLQRSGLVQLRFQDLCAVLRENHEASCFATVEAQGATRGPLVLEKILAHPLLAGGEAFTGATSMLVSIVGGSDLTMAEVDELMRKLSERCIGTRILMGATIDPAFQDRLSVTVFVACAAKAERAAAGGPDGQRKPAAATQLDVELLNPEDTTRPESRLEPAATPLTADQRATILTKQVGKSGRVRKRVASPRMKQTTLPLDLVSKGRFDKSEPTIHKGEDLDLPTYVRRGISLN
- a CDS encoding Gfo/Idh/MocA family oxidoreductase, with amino-acid sequence MSKKFNIAIVGLGFGAEFIPLWQKHPHTHCYAICQRNRKKLDAVGDYFGVTNRYTDFAQLLKDPNVDAVHINSPIPDHAWMSIAALKAGKHVACTVPMATSIADCKKIVELARRTGLKYMMMETVVYAREYLFMKERLDKGELGKLQFVQASHQQDMDGWPNYWPGLPPMWYATHCVGPVAGLIGKPAEYVSCFGSGTIRKELIKCYGSPFAVETAHIKFKGTDVSGRIIRSLFDTARQYRESIDVYGSKRTVEWPLIEHEPLVVHAAKKPEPKIPQRVTCPDFAKRLPKSIAKYTKQGVYDASKKTHLSFTQGSGHGGSHPHLTHEFASALVENRDPFPNAKQSANWTCVGLCAHDSALQGGKIIRLPQFTH
- a CDS encoding type II secretion system GspH family protein; this encodes MKTIGRAFTLLELLVTMAIIGILAALLFPALSRAKARARQINCLSNLKQFATALQLYAGDFNDHLPPNQDGQNVPLGQTWVEGWLGLPGPDCTNTTYLQRSLVGRYLGGRVELWRCPAARPVTVAGVTQPRVRTVSLNGFMGSPGQQPPATTYRKLSGLTGLTPALALTFLEEKVETINDGAFGLQRDFDANASANWTLRDKPETLHTGSGNVSFADGHAENHRWRDARTLNAPRDDAVMPGNADVLWLQQHATWRPTTP
- a CDS encoding DeoR/GlpR family DNA-binding transcription regulator; the protein is MTAEERKHRLEAYLQEVEFAALEDLAKYVGSSVSTVRRDLTALETAGTVKRTHGGARIIVPKSDEFTFSTRETYQLEAKEAIGRACAELIKPNQSVIVDAGTTTFCVAKYLEDKSPQIVTNSLPVANLYSAAGKVELVVSGGVIYPRLGVLVGPLAVEAFAKIHADVAIMSAGGITPDGLTNSHGLLIDIQRAMMRAAAKVIMCLDHTKFGRRSVSSLSDLARIHTIVTDHQAPSDLVTQLRAQGIEVIVAAGT